From a single Bufo bufo chromosome 9, aBufBuf1.1, whole genome shotgun sequence genomic region:
- the LOC120979390 gene encoding protein B4, whose amino-acid sequence MAPKKVAAAAAVVAVSAEEKVAAASSSAEEKVADDPAAVKTKVKPKVTKLTTTGHPTTLAMVVEVLKKNSERKGTSVQAIRSRILATHPTVDPVRLKSLLRSALNKGIEKGILIRPLNSIATGATGRFKLAKPGPKSKAGEGDKMSENVDPNEQPKEKTKEKAKKVVKKVPKKPKVEKEETKGDEVKATKKEKMPEAKAKAAASKPKKDAAEKTDKAPVPAKKPKSKTPAAEEGTKPKKEPAKKKAEPSKAKDSEEKPAAKDGKKGKK is encoded by the exons ATGGCCCCCAAGAaagtggctgctgctgctgctgttgttgcAGTATCTGCTGAAGAGAAAGTGGCTGCTGCATCATCTTCTGCTGAAGAGAAAGTGGCTGAtgaccctgctgcag TGAAAACTAAAGTAAAACCCAAAGTGACAAAGCTAACCACCACGGGCCACCCCACAACACTTGCCATGGTGGTGGAGGTTCTAAAGAAGAACTCCGAGCGGAAGGGGACGTCGGTACAAGCCATCCGCAGTCGTATCCTGGCCACACACCCCACCGTAGACCCTGTGAGGCTCAAGTCCCTGCTGAGATCTGCTCTGAACAAAGGGATTGAGAAGGGTATCCTCATCAGGCCGCTGAACTCCATCGCAACAGGGGCCActggccgattcaag CTGGCGAAACCTGGACCAAAGTCAAAAGCTGGAGAGGGTGACAAAATGTCTGAGAATGTGGATCCCAATGAGCAACCAAAGGAGAAAACTAAGGAAAAGGCCAAGAAGGTGGTTAAGAAGGTCCCCAAGAAACCGAAGGTGGAGAAAGAGGAGACTAAAG GAGATGAGGTGAAAGCGACCAAGAAGGAAAAGATGCCTGAG GCCAAGGCAAAGGCCGCTGCCAGTAAACCGAAGAAAGATGCTGCAGAGAAGACTGACAAGGCCCCGGTGCCCGCCAAGAAGCCAAAGTCCAAAACACCGGCTGCAGAGGAAGGCACGAAACCCAAAAAGGAACCGGCCAAGAAGAAGGCGGAGCCCTCCAAGGCAAAGGACTCAGAGGAGAAACCGGCAGCTAAAGATGGCAAGAAGGGGAAGAAGTGA